The sequence CAGGATAATGAATCAAATGAAATGTAATTCCATCGTTTTTTTGATTGCTGGAATATTTCTTTTTCTGCCAGCACTTTGTAATGCTCAACTGGAACGTGAGCGGGTGGTCACCTCATCACCTGTTGAGGATACGTTCTGGGCTACAAAAAATGTGGGCATTAGCACCACTGTAAATCCCTCCGGGAAAGATCTGCACTCATCTGTTCTTCACACATTTGGCCTTGTAGATGGCGGTATTGACCGGTTCTTCGGCCTGGATGATGGTGCAAATACAAGACTTGGATTGATATACGGTATTACGGACCGTGTGTCGTTAGGGCTGGGACGTATGACATTCAGGAAAGTGGTGGATATCTCAACGAAGATAAATCTGCTCAGGCAACAAACAGATGGCTCCGTTCCGGTAAGTGTTGCTGTAAAAGGAGCAACCGGAATTTCAACGCTTTCCGGAATTGGATTGGAGTTTTCGGATCGATTGAGCTATTTCACATCCGTCATGATTGCAAGAAAATTCAATGGTTTTTCACTTCAGCTCAGCCCAATGTATTCTCATTTTAACCGGACTCCCGGACAAGCCCAAAAGGATCTGTTAGGCCTTGGTATATTGCTGAATGTAGAGTTAAATGAGCGGTATGCATTGAGTGGAGAGTATCTGCCGGTATTTGGAGATCGGAATCCCGGAACGGATGATGCAATGGCCATTGCGCTGAACATTAATACCGGCGGGCATGTGTTCCAGATCTTTTTTGCCAGTTCCCAGTGGCACAATGAGCAGTTTATTATGGCAAATAACAGAGATCGATTTTGGGAGGGAGATTTTCGATTTGGATTTAATATCCACCGGGTATTTGGCCTCGGTGGACAATAGACGAGCCTTGGTGCTGGGAAATAAATCAGTCCATAGATTTGT is a genomic window of Balneolaceae bacterium containing:
- a CDS encoding DUF5777 family beta-barrel protein, yielding MKCNSIVFLIAGIFLFLPALCNAQLERERVVTSSPVEDTFWATKNVGISTTVNPSGKDLHSSVLHTFGLVDGGIDRFFGLDDGANTRLGLIYGITDRVSLGLGRMTFRKVVDISTKINLLRQQTDGSVPVSVAVKGATGISTLSGIGLEFSDRLSYFTSVMIARKFNGFSLQLSPMYSHFNRTPGQAQKDLLGLGILLNVELNERYALSGEYLPVFGDRNPGTDDAMAIALNINTGGHVFQIFFASSQWHNEQFIMANNRDRFWEGDFRFGFNIHRVFGLGGQ